The Apodemus sylvaticus chromosome 22, mApoSyl1.1, whole genome shotgun sequence genome includes a region encoding these proteins:
- the Dtx2 gene encoding probable E3 ubiquitin-protein ligase DTX2 isoform X1 → MAMAPSSSLPQVYSSHVVVAVWEWQDGLGIWHPYSATVCSFIEQQFVRQRGQHFGLGSLAHSIPLGQADPSLAPYIIDVPSWTQFRQDTGTMRSVRRHLFSQNSAPGQGIVWEWLGDDGSWIAYEARICDYLEQQVARGIQVVDLAPLGYNYTVNYTTLTQTNKTSSFCRSVRRQVGPVYPVTSDISLPRQTGLICFCQQCLHGSGTGPVSGRHRHSMTNLPAYPAPQAPHRTTTVSGTHQAFAPYNKPSLSGARSAPRLNTTNPWGATPPAPGNQSLLHSSLSHLGPQLQPSGPSTSSGASASFPSGPSSSSPGSAPTTVPVQMPKPSRVQQALAGMTSVLSAIGLPVCLSRAPRPTGPPASRPASKSHSSVKRLRKMSVKEGAPRPEPEQVIRKYTEELKVAPEEDCIICMEKLTVASGYSDLTDSKALGPMLVGRLTKCSHAFHLLCLLAMYCNGNKDGSLQCPSCKTIYGEKTGTQPWGQMEVFRFQVSLPGHEDCGTILIVYNIPHGIQGPEHPSPGKPFTARGFPRQCYLPDSPLGRKVLELLKVAWKRRLIFTVGTSSTTGETDTVVWNEIHHKTEMDRNVTGHGYPDPNYLQNVLAELAAQGVTEDCLEQQ, encoded by the exons ATGGCCATGGCCCCAAGCTCGTCTCTGCCGCAGGTCTACTCCAGCCATGTGGTGGTGGCTGTGTGGGAATGGCAGGACGGCCTTGGCATTTGGCACCCCTACAGTGCCACCGTCTGCTCCTTCATTGAGCAGCAGTTTGTCCGGCAGAGGGGCCAGCATTTCGGACTGGGGAGCCTGGCCCACAGCATCCCCTTAGGCCAGGCTGACCCCTCGCTGGCCCCTTACATCATCGACGTCCCCAGCTGGACTCAGTTTCGCCAGGACACAG GCACCATGAGGTCTGTGCGCAGACACCTGTTCTCACAGAATTCTGCCCCAGGCCAGGGCATCGTCTGGGAGTGGCTGGGCGATGACGGATCCTGGATAGCCTATGAAGCTAGAATCTGTGACTATCTGGAGCAGCAGGTGGCCCGGGGCATCCAGGTTGTGGACTTGGCCCCGCTGGGGTATAACTACACTGTCAACTATACCACCCTAACCCAAACCAACAAGACTTCCAGCTTCTGCCGGAGTGTGCGACGCCAAGTGGGGCCAGTTTACCCGGTGACTTCAGACATCTCTCTCCCACGCCAAACGGGACTCATCTGCTTTTGCCAACAGTGCCTCCATGGTAGCGGAACTGGCCCTGTGTCAGGTCGCCACCGCCACTCCATGACCAACCTGCCTGCATATCCTGCCCCTCAAGCGCCCCACCGGACCACCACTGTCTCTGGGACACACCAGGCCTTTGCCCCATACAATAAACCTTCACTGTCCGGGGCTAGATCTGCGCCAAGGTTGAACACCACCAACCCCTGGGGTGCAACACCCCCTGCTCCAGGCAACCAGTCCCTGCTCCACTCCAGCCTCTCCCACCTGGGGCCACAGCTCCAGCCCTCAGGACCATCCACCTCCAGTGGAGCCAG TGCCTCCTTCCCCAGCGGTCCCTCTTCCAGCAGCCCAGGGAGCGCCCCCACCACTGTGCCCGTGCAGATGCCAAAGCCCAGCAGGGTCCAGCAGGCGCTTGCAG GCATGACGAGTGTGCTGTCAGCCATTGGACTCCCTGTGTGTCTTAGCCGTGCACCCCGGCCCACCGGCCCTCCCGCCTCCCGTCCGGCCTCTAAAAGTCACAGCTCAGTTAAGAGGCTGAGGAAAATGTCCGTAAAAG AAGGGGCGCCAAGGCCCGAGCCGGAGCAGGTGATCAGAAAGTACACCGAGGAGCTGAAAGTGGCCCCTGAAGAG GACTGCATCATCTGTATGGAGAAACTAACTGTGGCTTCTGGGTACAGTGACCTGACTGACAGCAAGGCCCTCGGGCCCATGCTCGTGGGCCGCCTCACCAAGTGCAGCCATGCCTTCCACCTGCTGTGCCTGCTGGCCATGTACTGCAACGGGAACAAG GATGGGAGTCTGCAGTGTCCGTCATGCAAAACCATCTATGGGGAAAAGACGGGGACGCAGCCATGGGGGCAGATGGAGGTGTTCAGGTTCCAAGTGTCCCTCCCAGGCCACGAAGACTGCGGGACTATCCTCATTGTTTACAACATCCCTCATGGCATCCAG GGACCGGAGCACCCCAGCCCTGGGAAGCCATTCACTGCCCGAGGCTTTCCCCGCCAGTGCTACCTGCCGGATAGCCCTCTGGGCCGCAAG GTCCTGGAGCTCCTCAAGGTGGCCTGGAAGAGACGACTCATCTTTACCGTGGGGACTTCCAGCACCACAGGTGAGACCGACACGGTGGTGTGGAATGAGATCCACCACAAGACTGAGATGGACCGCAACGTGACAGGCCACGGCTATCCAGACCCCAACTACCTGCAGAATGTGCTGGCCGAGCTCGCCGCCCAGGGAGTGACCGAAGACTGCCTGGAACAGCAGTGA
- the Dtx2 gene encoding probable E3 ubiquitin-protein ligase DTX2 isoform X2 has product MAMAPSSSLPQVYSSHVVVAVWEWQDGLGIWHPYSATVCSFIEQQFVRQRGQHFGLGSLAHSIPLGQADPSLAPYIIDVPSWTQFRQDTGTMRSVRRHLFSQNSAPGQGIVWEWLGDDGSWIAYEARICDYLEQQVARGIQVVDLAPLGYNYTVNYTTLTQTNKTSSFCRSVRRQVGPVYPVTSDISLPRQTGLICFCQQCLHGSGTGPVSGRHRHSMTNLPAYPAPQAPHRTTTVSGTHQAFAPYNKPSLSGARSAPRLNTTNPWGATPPAPGNQSLLHSSLSHLGPQLQPSGPSTSSGASASFPSGPSSSSPGSAPTTVPVQMPKPSRVQQALAEGAPRPEPEQVIRKYTEELKVAPEEDCIICMEKLTVASGYSDLTDSKALGPMLVGRLTKCSHAFHLLCLLAMYCNGNKDGSLQCPSCKTIYGEKTGTQPWGQMEVFRFQVSLPGHEDCGTILIVYNIPHGIQGPEHPSPGKPFTARGFPRQCYLPDSPLGRKVLELLKVAWKRRLIFTVGTSSTTGETDTVVWNEIHHKTEMDRNVTGHGYPDPNYLQNVLAELAAQGVTEDCLEQQ; this is encoded by the exons ATGGCCATGGCCCCAAGCTCGTCTCTGCCGCAGGTCTACTCCAGCCATGTGGTGGTGGCTGTGTGGGAATGGCAGGACGGCCTTGGCATTTGGCACCCCTACAGTGCCACCGTCTGCTCCTTCATTGAGCAGCAGTTTGTCCGGCAGAGGGGCCAGCATTTCGGACTGGGGAGCCTGGCCCACAGCATCCCCTTAGGCCAGGCTGACCCCTCGCTGGCCCCTTACATCATCGACGTCCCCAGCTGGACTCAGTTTCGCCAGGACACAG GCACCATGAGGTCTGTGCGCAGACACCTGTTCTCACAGAATTCTGCCCCAGGCCAGGGCATCGTCTGGGAGTGGCTGGGCGATGACGGATCCTGGATAGCCTATGAAGCTAGAATCTGTGACTATCTGGAGCAGCAGGTGGCCCGGGGCATCCAGGTTGTGGACTTGGCCCCGCTGGGGTATAACTACACTGTCAACTATACCACCCTAACCCAAACCAACAAGACTTCCAGCTTCTGCCGGAGTGTGCGACGCCAAGTGGGGCCAGTTTACCCGGTGACTTCAGACATCTCTCTCCCACGCCAAACGGGACTCATCTGCTTTTGCCAACAGTGCCTCCATGGTAGCGGAACTGGCCCTGTGTCAGGTCGCCACCGCCACTCCATGACCAACCTGCCTGCATATCCTGCCCCTCAAGCGCCCCACCGGACCACCACTGTCTCTGGGACACACCAGGCCTTTGCCCCATACAATAAACCTTCACTGTCCGGGGCTAGATCTGCGCCAAGGTTGAACACCACCAACCCCTGGGGTGCAACACCCCCTGCTCCAGGCAACCAGTCCCTGCTCCACTCCAGCCTCTCCCACCTGGGGCCACAGCTCCAGCCCTCAGGACCATCCACCTCCAGTGGAGCCAG TGCCTCCTTCCCCAGCGGTCCCTCTTCCAGCAGCCCAGGGAGCGCCCCCACCACTGTGCCCGTGCAGATGCCAAAGCCCAGCAGGGTCCAGCAGGCGCTTGCAG AAGGGGCGCCAAGGCCCGAGCCGGAGCAGGTGATCAGAAAGTACACCGAGGAGCTGAAAGTGGCCCCTGAAGAG GACTGCATCATCTGTATGGAGAAACTAACTGTGGCTTCTGGGTACAGTGACCTGACTGACAGCAAGGCCCTCGGGCCCATGCTCGTGGGCCGCCTCACCAAGTGCAGCCATGCCTTCCACCTGCTGTGCCTGCTGGCCATGTACTGCAACGGGAACAAG GATGGGAGTCTGCAGTGTCCGTCATGCAAAACCATCTATGGGGAAAAGACGGGGACGCAGCCATGGGGGCAGATGGAGGTGTTCAGGTTCCAAGTGTCCCTCCCAGGCCACGAAGACTGCGGGACTATCCTCATTGTTTACAACATCCCTCATGGCATCCAG GGACCGGAGCACCCCAGCCCTGGGAAGCCATTCACTGCCCGAGGCTTTCCCCGCCAGTGCTACCTGCCGGATAGCCCTCTGGGCCGCAAG GTCCTGGAGCTCCTCAAGGTGGCCTGGAAGAGACGACTCATCTTTACCGTGGGGACTTCCAGCACCACAGGTGAGACCGACACGGTGGTGTGGAATGAGATCCACCACAAGACTGAGATGGACCGCAACGTGACAGGCCACGGCTATCCAGACCCCAACTACCTGCAGAATGTGCTGGCCGAGCTCGCCGCCCAGGGAGTGACCGAAGACTGCCTGGAACAGCAGTGA